The Paenibacillus sp. FSL H7-0357 nucleotide sequence CTGATCCAGTCCATCATCTACATTCCGGGCCTTATTTCCATATCTGCAGGCGCGCTGATTTGGCTGCTGCTCTTTAATAAGCAGCTCGGAATGGCGGGGAATGTGTTCGGCTCAGACGTATCCTGGCCGGCCAATCAGCCATATGCGTGGATTATCATTATTATCATTACAGTCTGGGGCGGCGTCGGGGGCAATATGATTATTTACCGTGCCTCCATAAGCGGTGTGGCACAGGATCTGTATGAATCGGCGGAAATAGACGGGGCAGGACCCGTCCGCAGATTCACGAGTATTACATTGCCTTCCATTCGTTTTCCGCTCATCTATACCTTTGTCATGACTACTGCCGGAGCCTTTAACGTATTCGGGCAGCCGCTCATGATGACCGACGGCGGACCACGGCAGAGCACGCATGTACTCATGATGTATATTCGTCAACTGGCGTTCGGCAACGGGGAATCCATTGCGGGAATGGCATCGGCGATGGCGGTGTTATTGGGACTTATAATCCTGGTCATCTCGGCTCTGCAATATTATGTGATGAACCGGAATGCAGCTTAACACTCGATAAGACAATGGACCAGCAATGGAAATTGAAAAGGCAGGTGTACCCGTATGTCAAACCAAGCGGCACAACAAATGGATAATAGTCCGCTTCTTAATGGACAAAACGCAGGGAAAAGAAAAGGCTCCGGCATCAGTATCTCTAAATATCTTTCCTATCTCTTCTTAATTATTCTCTGCATTATTTGGATCGTTCCTGTCATCTTCGGAATCACAACCTCCTTCCGGTCGCAAACCGAGGTGGTCAGCTCCGGGTTCAGAATGTTCCCGAAAGAGTGGATTTTTGACAACTATATTGCGATTTTGGAAAACACCTCTACCGCACCAATCTTGCGCTGGCTGATGAACTCACTGCTTATTGCCACAATGCATACTCTTTTGGTGGTTGTGGTAATCTCCATTACCGGTTACGGCTATTCGCGGATGAAATTTAAAGGCAGAGACACGCTCTTTTTCACCCTGCTCGGTATTTCGTTCTTCCCGGGTGTCGTGAATCTGATTCCTTCCTACAAAATTATTGATGCTCTGGGCTGGGTTAATACCTCCTGGGCAATGGTAATCCCCGGACTTGCGGGTATGGGGAATATCTTTTTGGTCAGACAGTTTATGAACGGCATTCCGAAGGAACTCGACGAATCGGCCCATGTCGATGGTGCGAGCCATTACAGAATTTACATGTCGATTATCGTGCCGCTGATCAAGCCGGTATTGATCGTGTGTGCCCTGTTCTCGTTCACCGGATCCTGGAATGACTTCCTGTGGCCGGTAATCGTATTCACGGATGTTGACAAAATGCCGGTTACTGCCGGACTGCTGTTGCTGCAGGATATTTATGGAAATTACCGGATGATCGGACAGCTCATGGGTTCGGCGATTCTCGCTATCATTCCTACGCTGCTGCTGTTCGTGTTCGCGCAGAAATACTTTGTTCAATCGATAAATTTGAATTCAGGGATAAAGGGCTAAATAAAAAAAATATTAGCCAAGGAGAGAGAAACTATGACTGCAAAGCTTGTGATTCACGCTGACCTACCCAAAAGCAAAATCAACAAAAATATATATGGGCATTTCGCAGAACATTTGGGCAGATGCATTTACGAAGGTCTGTGGGTAGGCGAGGATTCGCCGATTCCCAATACGGACGGCATCCGCAATGACGTCATCGAAGCGCTGAAGAAACTGGACATTCCGGTGCTGCGCTGGCCGGGTGGCTGTTTTGCCG carries:
- a CDS encoding carbohydrate ABC transporter permease, which codes for MDNSPLLNGQNAGKRKGSGISISKYLSYLFLIILCIIWIVPVIFGITTSFRSQTEVVSSGFRMFPKEWIFDNYIAILENTSTAPILRWLMNSLLIATMHTLLVVVVISITGYGYSRMKFKGRDTLFFTLLGISFFPGVVNLIPSYKIIDALGWVNTSWAMVIPGLAGMGNIFLVRQFMNGIPKELDESAHVDGASHYRIYMSIIVPLIKPVLIVCALFSFTGSWNDFLWPVIVFTDVDKMPVTAGLLLLQDIYGNYRMIGQLMGSAILAIIPTLLLFVFAQKYFVQSINLNSGIKG
- a CDS encoding carbohydrate ABC transporter permease, producing MKKKLNLAPVFFVGPHVILFAVFILLPTIYGIYASFTKWNLMNDPVWVGLDNYKTILFDNSSTFHTQFNNGLKNTLIFVLLSVPLLIVIPLLVAVALEHKKVKGKSLIQSIIYIPGLISISAGALIWLLLFNKQLGMAGNVFGSDVSWPANQPYAWIIIIIITVWGGVGGNMIIYRASISGVAQDLYESAEIDGAGPVRRFTSITLPSIRFPLIYTFVMTTAGAFNVFGQPLMMTDGGPRQSTHVLMMYIRQLAFGNGESIAGMASAMAVLLGLIILVISALQYYVMNRNAA